The Deferribacter desulfuricans SSM1 genome contains a region encoding:
- a CDS encoding DNA gyrase/topoisomerase IV subunit A, which translates to MIERKSKTIKNDIVDIMKHNYIDYAMSVIIGRSLPDIRDGLKPVQRRILYDMYHDLHNTHEKPYKKSARIVGDVIGKYHPHGDAAVYDTIVRMAQDFVFRYPLIDGQGNFGSIDGDSPAAMRYTEIRMTKIAEEMLKDIDKDTVDFIPNYDGSLKEPTVLPTKLPNLLINGTNGIAVGMATNIPPHNLKEVIKACLYLLKNERSKSYLKEFYETNSVKVSDDIINQIHNKIMTILKAPDFPTGGIIINSKDIPKIYRNGTGSIKIKAKIEVNKDQIIITELPYMVNKSDLIIKIADLSKSNKIQGIADIKDESTKDIRIVIKLRKKTDPNIVLNQLYKYTQLTTTFSCNFVGIYKNKPYQLNILDLLFNFLSFRLDIINRRTQFLLRKNQNKLHKLKGLKIAVENIDNFVKIIKTAKNTTDATQKLMKKYKLDDIQVNEILNMRLQRLTSLEIEKLLNEYQETKENIQTYKEILNSYDKQIELIINELHDLQKNYCKNDKRLTKLEDEDISFDIKNLIPDNPVIIIYTDDGFIKKENISKVTKTGKTTNLQKNDSAKFIINTTNHKKLLLFTDTGKLYYLNVYDIPETGSGNSKGTHISNLIKLNTNDKIVLIRTQIHENEYSNYDMVCITEKGLVKRTSLEEYKNSKNGSLVLKLNSDDKLLKVFFINKQEENYLLMLSKQSKYIIFNINQVRTVARLAKGVVGMLLNNENDKIVDCAIITKPMLENPNEYLLCTITNKGFIKLTPLEEYSVQNRKTKGSYVMKVTNKTGEPILVQILAKNSKTNNCILITNTGQLIKIDINNISVTNRVSTGQPIEYKLEHNNYIVSATFL; encoded by the coding sequence ATGATAGAAAGAAAATCAAAAACTATAAAAAATGATATAGTAGATATAATGAAACATAATTACATAGATTATGCTATGAGTGTAATTATAGGAAGATCACTACCAGATATTCGAGATGGATTAAAACCAGTCCAAAGAAGAATTTTATACGATATGTATCACGATTTACACAATACACATGAAAAACCGTATAAAAAATCTGCTAGAATTGTCGGTGATGTAATAGGTAAATATCATCCCCATGGAGATGCAGCCGTTTATGATACAATAGTAAGAATGGCTCAAGATTTTGTGTTTAGGTATCCTCTAATCGATGGACAAGGTAATTTTGGCTCTATTGATGGAGATTCACCTGCAGCAATGCGTTATACTGAAATTCGTATGACTAAAATAGCAGAAGAAATGTTGAAAGACATAGACAAAGATACTGTCGATTTTATACCTAACTATGATGGCTCCTTAAAAGAACCTACTGTATTACCTACCAAATTACCAAATTTACTAATTAATGGAACAAATGGTATTGCAGTAGGTATGGCTACTAATATACCACCTCATAATTTAAAAGAAGTTATTAAAGCTTGTTTATATTTATTAAAAAATGAAAGAAGTAAATCTTATTTGAAAGAATTTTATGAAACAAACTCTGTAAAAGTTTCTGATGATATAATTAACCAAATACATAATAAAATAATGACTATTTTAAAAGCTCCTGATTTTCCAACAGGGGGCATCATTATAAATAGCAAAGATATTCCTAAAATATATAGGAATGGAACAGGTAGTATAAAAATAAAAGCTAAAATAGAAGTAAATAAAGATCAAATAATTATTACTGAATTACCTTATATGGTTAATAAATCAGATTTGATTATTAAAATAGCAGATTTAAGTAAATCTAATAAAATCCAAGGAATTGCAGATATTAAGGATGAATCTACAAAAGATATAAGAATAGTAATAAAGCTTAGAAAAAAAACAGATCCTAATATTGTTTTGAATCAATTATATAAATATACACAATTAACAACTACGTTTTCATGTAATTTTGTAGGTATATACAAAAACAAACCATACCAATTAAATATACTAGATTTATTATTTAATTTCTTATCATTTAGATTAGATATTATAAATAGAAGAACTCAGTTTTTATTAAGGAAAAATCAAAACAAACTACATAAACTGAAAGGTTTAAAAATTGCTGTAGAAAATATAGATAATTTTGTAAAAATAATTAAAACAGCAAAAAATACTACAGATGCAACACAAAAATTAATGAAAAAATACAAATTGGATGACATACAGGTTAATGAAATACTTAATATGAGATTACAAAGACTCACATCTTTAGAAATAGAGAAATTACTAAACGAATATCAAGAAACAAAAGAAAATATTCAAACTTACAAAGAAATCCTTAATTCTTATGATAAACAAATTGAACTTATAATAAATGAATTACATGACTTACAAAAGAATTATTGTAAAAACGATAAACGTTTAACTAAACTGGAAGACGAAGATATAAGTTTCGATATAAAAAACCTTATACCAGATAATCCTGTTATTATTATTTATACAGATGATGGTTTTATCAAAAAAGAAAATATAAGCAAAGTAACTAAAACAGGTAAAACAACTAATTTGCAGAAAAACGATAGTGCTAAATTCATTATTAACACAACAAATCATAAAAAACTTCTTCTGTTTACTGATACAGGGAAATTATATTATCTAAATGTTTATGATATTCCAGAAACTGGATCAGGAAATTCCAAAGGTACACATATAAGTAATTTAATAAAATTGAATACTAATGACAAAATTGTACTAATTAGAACACAAATACATGAAAATGAGTATTCTAATTATGATATGGTATGTATTACAGAAAAAGGATTAGTTAAAAGAACTTCTTTAGAAGAATATAAAAATTCTAAAAATGGTTCCTTGGTATTAAAATTAAATTCAGACGATAAATTATTAAAAGTCTTTTTCATTAATAAACAAGAAGAAAATTACTTACTAATGCTCTCTAAACAAAGCAAATATATTATTTTTAATATCAACCAAGTAAGAACTGTTGCTAGATTAGCAAAAGGTGTTGTTGGAATGCTCTTAAATAACGAAAATGACAAAATAGTTGATTGTGCTATTATTACAAAACCAATGTTAGAAAACCCAAATGAATATTTATTGTGTACTATTACTAATAAAGGTTTTATTAAATTAACACCTTTAGAAGAATATTCAGTTCAAAACAGAAAAACAAAAGGTTCTTATGTAATGAAAGTAACAAATAAAACTGGAGAACCTATTTTAGTACAAATTCTAGCTAAAAATTCAAAAACTAATAATTGTATTTTAATTACTAATACAGGACAATTAATTAAAATAGACATTAATAATATTAGCGTTACAAATAGAGTATCGACAGGACAACCAATAGAATATAAACTCGAACATAATAATTATATTGTCTCAGCAACATTTTTATAA